A single region of the Pristiophorus japonicus isolate sPriJap1 unplaced genomic scaffold, sPriJap1.hap1 HAP1_SCAFFOLD_543, whole genome shotgun sequence genome encodes:
- the LOC139254469 gene encoding claudin-4-like — protein MPSTGLQILGLALSVVGWLGAIVSCALPMWKVTAFIGNNIVVAQTIWEGLWMNCVVQSTGQMQCKIYDSLLALPRDLQAARALTVVGVILGVLGIIVGTVGAKCTNCVKDEATKAKVAVTSGVTFVLAGLLVLIPAAWSANTIIRDFYNPSVTEAQKRELGSAIYIAFATSGLLILGGALLCCSCPKEQHTYAAKFKAGPAKSYA, from the coding sequence ATGCCATCTACCGGTCTGCAGATCCTGGGATTGGCGCTGTCGGTGGTGGGCTGGCTGGGCGCCATCGTGTCCTGCGCCCTGCCCATGTGGAAGGTCACGGCCTTCATCGGCAACAACATCGTGGTGGCCCAGACCATCTGGGAGGGGCTGTGGATGAACTGCGTGGTCCAGAGCACTGGCCAGATGCAGTGCAAGATCTACGACTCGTTGCTGGCCCTCCCCCGTGACCTCCAGGCCGCTCGGGCCCTGACCGTGGTCGGCGTCATACTGGGCGTGCTGGGCATCATCGTGGGCACCGTGGGGGCCAAGTGCACCAACTGCGTGAAGGACGAGGCGACCAAAGCCAAGGTGGCCGTGACCTCGGGGGTGACCTTCGTCCTGGCCGGCTTGCTGGTCCTGATCCCGGCTGCCTGGTCGGCCAACACCATCATCAGGGACTTCTACAACCCCTCGGTGACCGAGGCCCAGAAGAGGGAGCTGGGGTCCGCCATCTACATCGCCTTTGCCACGTCTGGCCTCCTCATCCTGGGCGGGGCCCTGCTCTGCTGCTCCTGTCCCAAGGAGCAGCATACCTACGCTGCCAAGTTCAAGGCCGGGCCGGCCAAGTCCTACGCGTAG